A genomic stretch from Falco naumanni isolate bFalNau1 chromosome 8, bFalNau1.pat, whole genome shotgun sequence includes:
- the INSIG2 gene encoding insulin-induced gene 2 protein isoform X1, which yields MAENDAMPVLTKKCGPYISSVTSRGMNLVIRGIVLFFIGVFLALVLNLLQIQRNVTLFPPDVITSIFSSAWWVPPCCGTASAVIGLLYPCMDRHLGEPHKFKREWSSVMRCVAVFVGINHASAKVDFANNIQLSLTLAALSIGLWWTFDRSRSGFGLGVGIAFLATLVSQLLVYNGVYQYTSPDFLYVRSWLPCIFFAGGITMGNIGRQLAMYECKVIAEKSHED from the exons ATGGCAGAAAATGATGCAATGCCAGTCTTAACAAAAAAGTGTGGCCCATACATTTCATCTGTAACCAGTCGTGGCATGAATTTGGTAATTCGTGGTATAGTGCTGTTTTTTATTGGTGTATTTCTTGCATTAGTATTAAACTTGCTTCAGATCCAGAGAAACGTTACTCTCTTCCCCCCTGATGTGATCACAAGCATCTTCTCCTCAGCTTGGTGGGTACCACCTTGCTGTGGCACAGCGTCAG CTGTGATTGGGTTATTGTACCCGTGCATGGACAGACATCTGGGAGAGCCACATAAATTTAAGAGAGAATGGTCCAGTGTAATGCGATGTGTAGCAGTCTTTGTGGGAATAAATCATGCCAGCGCT AAAGTGGATTTTGCCAACAATATCCAGTTGTCTCTCACATTAGCAGCCCTGTCAATTGGTCTGTGGTGGACGTTTGATAGATCACGAAGTGGCTTTGGTCTTGGAGTAGGAATTGCTTTTTTAGCCACATTGGTGTCACAACTTCTCGTCTACAATGGAGTTTATCA ATACACATCTCCAGATTTCCTTTATGTTCGTTCGTGGTTGCCGtgtattttttttgctggtggAATAACTATGGGCAATATTGGCAGGCAGCTGGCAATG
- the INSIG2 gene encoding insulin-induced gene 2 protein isoform X2, with amino-acid sequence MDRHLGEPHKFKREWSSVMRCVAVFVGINHASAKVDFANNIQLSLTLAALSIGLWWTFDRSRSGFGLGVGIAFLATLVSQLLVYNGVYQYTSPDFLYVRSWLPCIFFAGGITMGNIGRQLAMYECKVIAEKSHED; translated from the exons ATGGACAGACATCTGGGAGAGCCACATAAATTTAAGAGAGAATGGTCCAGTGTAATGCGATGTGTAGCAGTCTTTGTGGGAATAAATCATGCCAGCGCT AAAGTGGATTTTGCCAACAATATCCAGTTGTCTCTCACATTAGCAGCCCTGTCAATTGGTCTGTGGTGGACGTTTGATAGATCACGAAGTGGCTTTGGTCTTGGAGTAGGAATTGCTTTTTTAGCCACATTGGTGTCACAACTTCTCGTCTACAATGGAGTTTATCA ATACACATCTCCAGATTTCCTTTATGTTCGTTCGTGGTTGCCGtgtattttttttgctggtggAATAACTATGGGCAATATTGGCAGGCAGCTGGCAATG